TGCTCGGCAGGCGCGTGTGCgtccgggggcggcggcggcactgCTTCAGCACACGCTCACTTCCTGCTGGGGTGTATTTTTAGCGTGGCCAAGCCCCGATAACCGAGAAATTCAAGTGAAACTGTTCAGTAAGCGTGCCTCGAAAAGacgaaaagagaaaaaaaaccgcAGGGGCGAGAGGAAGGCcgggggctggggaaggagagaatGACTGTCGCGGATGAAACCCTCCTGGTTGCAGCACAAACACGTCTGGGTGGGGGTTTTTGGCGGGGGGGTGGCTTTGCAGAAGGGCTGgagccggccgccccccccgAGGGCCGCGGGACCCCCGGCCTTCCCACGCCGCCACCCGCCGCCGTCTGTTCGCAGCGCGGTGCGAACAACCGGCTCGCGcccacccccggccccgggagcctgggaaaaaagaaaaaaaagccgcTTTTCGCCGCTGCTCAGCGCCGGCAGCGCCCGTGGGGGGGCCGGGAAGGTGATGCTCGCGCCGCGGGATGGAGGGGGCAGCCCAACCCGTGCGGCGTGGGAAAAACCACCCCCTCGGTGCTGCGCCGGGAAAGCGGACGCCGGCGGGACGCAAGCACGCGACGCACGGCCCCTCCGAAAGCCCGTGAGCTGCTGCGGCGTGCGGAGCCGCGGGAGAGAGGCAGCCGGAGCCCAGGAGCAGGGAGCGCGGCCGGCGAGAAGCCGCTTTATTGCtgagggctgcggcggggcgcccGCACAGCGGTCAGGCTCGAGGCCCTGAGGACACGTGGCCCCGGCTggctccccctccccacctccagcGCGTTCAAACACATCCTAGttacacagaaaagaaagcacagagtGACATTCCAGATACTGGAACATATAAATTAAGGTAAGTGATAGTTACAAGacattgcaatttctttttaaacagattatcagaaggttgttttttctttttttctttttccgaTCCACAGAAAAcgtataaaaagcattttaaaatctacATAATTCGCAacgtgtcttttttttttcctctttttttcttttaaaaaaaaaggcacagtaaAAAAATACTGGCGCAATAAGATATGTACAACGCACCCATTATGGGCTATTTTCACTCAGCTTCGGGTTGGAAACGTCCAGCTCTGCCTGCCCACTCGGCCCCGCAGAGCCCCAGCGCCGCGGCAGGGACGGGGTGCCGGGGTCCCGCGGGTGCACAGCCGCTCCCTCGCCCTTCCCGCGGACCTCAGCACCCGGACAAGTCCTTCCCCGGCCCCCGGCACAGCGATGCGCCGGGGCAGCGTTTCCCGCGCGGGTTTTGCTCGCGGGCTgcctggcagggcaggaccgAGCCGGGCGGGAGGCCGGGATGCTGCACCGAAGGGAGACGCTTGGGCGCTGCGCAAACGCAGCACAAATGCATCTCTCCAAAcagccctctcccccccccaacccccccgtaTTTATAGAAAGTCTTTAAATTAGTCTCTATAAATAGTGCATAGATTTACGCTGCTGGAAATATTCCAGCGCGATGTCGGGAGCTCCAGCACACGGAGCTAAcggcagccccgggccccccccgcgccccgcgggctCCCTTCGGTGCAGCGGCTCCGAagcccccggcctccccggcacCTCCTGCCCGTCCCCTGCGCCGGGACGCAGCCGAAGGCAGGCGCGGAGCTCGCCCACGAGCCCGCATCCGAAAGCGGAGCCCGGCTGCTGAGAtgtcggggaggaggaggagagcgggCAGGTGAGCGGCACGCGGGAACGAGAAAGGGAGCGGGTCAGAGCCGAGGGTCGaaagacaaaaaaaccaaaaaaaaacaaaccaaaaccatcCAAAAGGAAGAACAAGCAAGCCGAGGTCGGGCAGAGGCGGGCAGCGCCTGGCCTCGCTCCCCACACCCTGCGTGGGAACGGCCCCTGCGCCGAATGTGTAAGTGCTCAGAcctgtcccccctgcccccccggccgtggAGGAGGCGGGGGGCACTGGCGGGGGGACGGGGGCCGCACAGCAGCCTTCAGTACACACACACTGTGCAATACCACAGCAATAACCTCCCTCCGCCTCGCGGCCCGGGAGGACGCGCACGCGCACGCCGGTCCCACAAGCCCTTCGGATACCGGGGAAACTTGGGACGAGGTTAGAGGGGACACGCGTCTCCCTAGTAAGCGACGTTGGCGGGGCACCACGGCGTGTCCGGGTACAGCAGGCAGTGCACGGAGCGAAACCTGCGGAGGAGAGAGGCGGCGCTGAGCcgggaccgccgccgccgcgggagcagccccggccccacgccGCTCGGCCGCGAGCCGGGTCCTGCccgccggcgggagccccgccAGACCCACCTGGAGGGATCCTCCTCCACGGAGAACGCTCCCTTCATGTGGATGGAGTTGCGCTTGTTCTCAAACATGCCGTAGCTTAGTGTCACCTGGGGGGAGCAGCACAGGAGGTCACGCGACcgcggggccgaggggccgctcttgcgggggcgggagggggtcAGTCGGGGGCTTGGGCAACTCCCCACCCCGGAAAACTCTGGGGGCTCCTCCAGGAGGGTcatctcctctgcctccccccctcAGCACGGGCGTGAAGGGCCTTCTCCCTCCTCTGACCTACGAGAAGCACTTCCTTAGCTGAGATGCCCCATTTTTAGGTGACTCGATGTAAACGAGATGAATCCTCCTCAAACTGCAAAGGGAGCCCAGCCAGAGGCGACTCGGGCAGggggagagcagctctgaacGGGGGCTACTGGCACCCCGTCCCCCAGCTGTGAGCCGCTAGGCATGGTCCTTCCCTCACCCCCAGGGCCAGAGGAAGCCAGACCCCAGGAGACAACCCGACTGAGATGTCGCCGTCCAGGTCTGGTCTCCGGCTCCCCCACAGCCTGTCGCATGTTGGCATCACGGGGGATAAAACGGGACGGAGGCATCGTCCATCCCCCAGCCCTCTTCTCCGTCACGGCTGCCTGCGCACCCGTTGCCAGGGCTGCTGAGCCGAGGGAGCGGGGCAGGTTTACCTGCTTGTGGATCTCCGTCTTGGGCACCTGGTGGAGGTTCTCCAGGTGCGAGTGGAAGAGGTTGCTCCGGATGAGCTTCACCCCAAGCACAGACTCGATGATGTAGCCGATGGTGCAGTCGTCGGGCAGGCGGATCTTCTCCGCGGTGCTCATGAAGTGGCCACCACTGCGGGAGACAACGAGAAGCTGCACAACAGCGTGCCGGAGCCCGGAGGGAACGTGGCACCTCAAGGGGTCTGGGCTGCGACACCGATCTCTCAGAATCACagactgaggttggaagagacctctggagatcatttagccCACCCCCCttctcaagcaaggtcacctaaagcacattgcccaggaccccaTCCAGAAGGCTTTcaagtatctccaaggatggagactccacaactccTCCGGGCAACCTGCTCCGGTGCTCAGCCACCCCTGCAGACCAGCCTGACTCTTGTTAAGAGGCAACTAGGGCTAGAGGAACCCGGGTCCCTTCCCAGCTTGTTTCCAAATCCCTGCAGAAACCCCAGGCTCTCACCAAGACAGGAGAGCAAGGCAGCGGGGCACATTTCAGTGTCCAGCCCCAAAGACGTGGCTCCTCCGTGCCTCGCTGGCACCTTCAAGGGTCCCTACGGGGCAGCAAGGCCAAGGCTCTTACCTGGCCCACGGGCTCATCTTCAGCGCCAGCCCCCGGCTTATACAAAACCCCGCTCCTCCCGTGGCAAACCAGAAATGCACCGGATGCtggcagggagagaaagcaaaggcGGTGAGCGCGGTGCCACCTCCACCGCCCGGGCTGGGGACCCCAGCCGGGACCAAGCCAGCCGGGACgacgctgccccgcggcccctctCACCATCTTGTTTTCGCTGATCCGCTCGGTGGCCTGTATGGGCCGGTCCAGGCTGGGCTTCCCGATGTAGATGTCCTGCGTGTGGGggtagctggagagcagcttgacCAGCGTGCGGACGTTCACGTAGTTGTCGTCGTCCACGTGGCAGAACCACCTGGGGCGAGAGCGGGCGCCGCGTTACGCCGGGCTGGGGCATCCCCACAACGGCGTTCGCTCCCCATTTCCCAAcagcggtggccaagccctgcatGGAATTTGGGCTGGACGAAGGGAAACGGCATCGCGTCGCCCGGCCACCGCGGCTCCAGCAGGGCtcaccccggccccccgcgctgGCCCCGGGCACCGCTTACTTTTTGCCGGACTCGATGAACTTGTCGTACTCCACGGCCATCTTGCAGGACAGGGCCTGGCGGCTGTGGGCGGCCGAGCAGTTGGTGTTGATGACGTTtcctgcagggagagcaggggtTAAACCCCGGAGGTGGGGAGGGGGATCCCTCTTCTGCGTAGAGGCGGGGGCAGGTCTCTTCGGGCAGAGCTTTTGGGTCCCCCTGAGCTAAGGCAAGGGGCACGGATGAAGCGGAAGACCTAAGGTTTGGCTCTATCTAGTTTTCCGGCTACACGGCCGAGGAATCAGGCAGCCCGCAAGCCGACTTCTCCCGCCGGGACGCGTTCGCCAGGATCCCGCCCCATTCAGGCTGCCTTTTCCCACCACCGGCCACCTGTTATTTGCCAGCCGGGCTCAAAGGGAATTGATTGCCGGCCTGAAAGGGAGTCATTTGCATCAGGAGAATAGGGCGagctggccggggctggggccgcatAAACGCTGCCCACAGAAGTCCCGTGCACCCCGGTCGTGCTGCCCAGCAAGCCCAGCTTGCCCAAGAGATGAGCGGGCGCAAAGGCACCCCGTTGCTGCGCTCCCCGCCAGTGGTTTGCAAGAGGAAGGACAGGTTAATTGCGAAGGCAGCAGGTCCCAAGCTGGGGCTCCTGGGTGCTTTGGCCACCATTGCAGAAACGAGCTCCCATCACACCCTTAtccccccttcctgccccagctCTGGCACTATCTGGAGGCCCAGCAAGGGCCGGACGCTCTGGACCACATTGCAGATCTTCCTAGTGCTGGTGGGAAGAGATCCTGCCCCAAAATAACACAGCCAAATCCCAACCACATGCCCTGTGCCCCAAGGGCCCCTCCACAAGGTCCCAGCACCCCAACGCACACCGTTGCCTTACAGACCCTCATCCCTGAGCTTGGTGTCTACACTGGGGCTTTCTGAACGTCCGTGCAAAGCTGCACACTGCAGGCCCCACGCAATGgacttgctcggtgcccaagggCTTCTCTGCAGCCAGGCAGCACTGGGCGAGACCCGGGCACAGCCCTGCGCTGCCGCTGCTGGGTTTGTTCTGGGGGGTCCAACCTGCCACCGCGCTCAGCCAGGTCGTGCATGCAAAAGGGGAAGAGCCACGGACTCACGTGCTTGCTTCTTCAGCTCCTCATCCTCGCCGTCCGTGAAGATGAACGTCTGAAAGAGAAGACGAGGCACCTTTGAGAACCGAGGTGGAGTTGCGCATCGCTCTCGGACGCAGCCGGGCACCCCTCGGGGCAGCACCCGGGGATCAGCCCCACGAGGTGCCGGCGGGGCCTTGCTCCTCTTCGTTAAAACCCAGTGCAGCACCCGAGCTCCTCTAACGAAGCGGCTGCACACGGGGATGCAGCACGGGCCGGGTCCCGTCCCCGAGCCCGCTGGGGGCAGGCATGGGGGAGAGACGGGATGGGGCAGACCGAAAGCCGTGCCAGCTGGACGGCGCATTTGAAGATGCTCTTGCAGATGTAtcaaagagaaggagggagacaagagcaaggggagaggagaggacacGAGTGAGCCTTGTTTTGGAGAAGCATCAAAGAGCTCAGGCTGCTCTGCTAGGCGAAGGCATCACCACCACCATCAGGTGATGCTGAGACTGATGGTGGTGCCCAGCTCGGCTTGAGTTTCTTCTAGAAAGGGGGCTGGAGGCCTATGTCAGCTCACCACCTCTCCCCCTAAGGGCAGCAAAAGGTTAATAACTCCTTGGTGGTGGCACTTTACCACCTTGGTGGTGGTAAAGTAAGTGTGATTgggatttttcctctttccctagGAAGACGCAATGGCCTGGGGTGCCCTGTCACCAGCAGCCCACGATGGGGCCTCACCGCCCCAGGGCACAAACCACAGCCGCTTTTAGCATCTCCATCCCCTGCTTTTCCCGGCGGTGGCgagggggcagcagggcagggagatGCCCCCGGTCTCACGGGAGCTCGGGAGACGCTGAGGGCTGTCCCCAGCGCGAGAAGGGTGCACGGAGAGGAGCAGGTGCCAGCGCGGGGAGCAAAGGGCCGATGCTGCCAGCAACCGCAGGTGCCAGGCGCctcgggggggggccggcccctCACCTGCACCAACAGCCCGCTCGGGGGACGCCGGCCGCTTGCACCTGCGGCCCCTCTGCCCTGCCGCTGCCAGCGGGGGCTCATCCGTGGCCAGGGGGGCCCCTAACCTGCTGCGGTCCCTGCGCGAGGTCCCCGGCAGCCCCCACCTGCCCCGGGAGCACCTGAGCTGCTCCTCTATTTACACAGCTAATTCCTGGCATATGTcaccggggacggggggggggacacggtggcCTGCTGCCTGGGCGGGGGGGGACAAGAAACACGAGCAGAGcctggggtgggaaaggcacCTCCATCCATCAGCGTGCAGCAAACAAAGCCGGAGGAGAGAAACCGCAACCAGCTGCCAAGCGCTATTAAAAACCAGACGTGCACAAAAGGGCAAAGGATGAAAGACAAAAGGGccgggggggaggcaggagccggCGGGGAGGGAATCGGGGACAGGGCTCTCGGGATGATGGATTACAAGTGAGCTGGAAACTCGTTGCCACCCCTCAGCCAGGCGGCCCCGGAGCGCGCGGGGCTTCGCGGCTTGTTTGCAGAGGCGGTGACAAtagcggggcgcggggctggctTTACTCAGCGCGCGGAGTTAAGCGCGCGCGGGGCATTAGCATACAGCTGGGCTGGTTAAGCGGGAGGGCCGGCACGGCCCGTGTTTGCTCAGGTCCCCGCGCGGGGAGGCTGCCGGGAAGAGCCGGGCCGTGaatgggaggggaggagggcgCGCTGCCAGCGACAGGGGCTACAAGTGACCTTTGGGCTTGAAAAGGGACAAAACGAGGGAGGAGGTGGAAAAGCCGGGGTCCCGCAAACACACGCCGCAGTGCCGGGCCCGACACGCATCCTCGCTCTGGCTGCTGGGGCCCCGCTCCCCACCGGGGCAGGAGATGCCCAGGAAGACCCTGCCATGAACACCCATCCAGGAGACGCACCGGTGCCCAGGTCTGTCCCCACCCAGCCCTGCTGGAGTGGGGGAACGGGCCGCTCACAGGCCGGGCAGGAGAGACACGAAACGTCTGCTCCGTTAGCTCAGCAACGCTGTCCAGCAACTGCGCCTTCGGCAGCTCCAAAAATAACCCTGCAACTAATCCTCCGGCTCAGCGGCTATAAATAGACCGTGGAGACAATTGTTTACGACTTGTCCGCATCGAAAGGCTTCATCCTGAAGATGCTCCTTCCCCCGTGGCCACCGCCGGAGCATCCGCCACCGCTCCCGACGCGAGGGGACCGCCTGGCACCTTGCCCCGGCGCCCAGGACCAGCGCGCCCGGCCCAGGGGCaccgcctgcacccagccccgcaggggcCAGCGCAGCCGCCCTGGTCCCCaccgccctcccgccccgccccgagcCCAGCCGAGAAATTCAATTAAACCTCAAACAATTACAGCCTCTAATTAATTTGTCTGCATTTCTTCTAGAGGAGATATGCCCTTCCTGCACAGTCCCCCTGGCCCCGGGCAGGCTTTGGGGCTGCAGAGGAAAGGGTCAGAGAGCTCAAAAGGCAGCGGGGCGAGAGGAGAGGTGTCAGCCGAgcccagggaaggagagggacaaGAAAACGCTGTGTTTGTGCAACAGGGAAAGCCACGGATCACCATCTCCGAGGGCCTGACTCTCCTCCCGTGGCCAGGGCAGACTTCTCGGCTGCGCTAGCCAGAGCCACCACGGCGAGCCCCGGCCGGAGGACGAACGCGAGGGAAAGCGAGGAACAGGGCAGGGAAGGGACACGGGCAGGACCTTGCCGCATCTCAGGTGGCTTTGCTGGACCTCCCCGGGCTGCCAGCTACCCCTGTGCCTGGGTGAAGCATGTCTAGCCCCATGCACTGGGGCTTGGAGCCCCTCGAGAGCTGGGCGGCTTTGCCAGCTGCAGGACAGAGCAGCGACCAGCAGAAGCCCGGCCAGAGCATCCTAGAGCAGGCTTTGAGCGGTTATTCTGACCCAGGTTGGTTTGCGCAAGGCCTTCGCTTCGAGGATGCTCCGAGGAGCAGCACGGCCCACGCAGCCACAGCGGCGGGGCTCCAGGAGACGCAGCCCAGACCAGGacagcaggcctgcagcagctcccggtTTGCAGCAGGGTAAGCGGGATGGGACGCTCCAGCCCAAAACGCTGAATTTGCCACCTCCTGGGACATCTCCAGAGGTGACAGCACCAGGGCAGCTCCATCTGCCCCCTCTCCCGGGGGGACTTGCCCTCACTCCCCAACGCCTCTCCCCGCGTATCCTCGGCTCCGAGGAGCGCCAGCGCCCCTTGGCACCCTCACGGCCGACTTCCCGGCCGGGGCGAAGCAGAGGAAGGTCCCGCTCCtcggcggctccgcgctgctgcccgccccgggcgctgccggggacGCGCCGGAAGCCGCATTGTTCTCCAGCCGCGGCTCCGAGAAACACAGGATGCCAAGTCCTCCCCGAACAATAGCTGCCCCCGCTGAACGCCGGCCAGGACCGCGCGCTGCCCCGCCAGGCTcctcgcgccgcggccgccgggagaCACCGTGGCCGGGAGGGCCGGCCCCAGGCCTTCGCTGCCGGCCCCCTGCCTCTTCCTCAGGCAGGGCCcgcttctttttattttactttttttttttctttctttttccattctccTCTTCGTTTCTCCTTTTCGCAGTGACTCACTTCCCCCTCTCCGGCAGCCAAACCCCAGCTCTGCCGCAGCTCCCGGGCTGCTCTCGCCATGGTGCCACGCACGGCTCCCCGAGCGCcgggggcagcagccagccacgctctcccccccccccccccggttatGCTGCATTtcggagggggccgggggctctCGGGGTGACACTCAGACAGCGTGACCGCTGCCAGCTTCCCCAGCAACCGACCCGCTGGAAACAGGAACCTCCGCTGGGCCCATCTCCGAGAGCCGCGTGACCCCGGGTTGCACAAATCCGGCTTTTCCCTGCCCCACATCTCACTTCCCCACGCcgggaggggacccagcacccccAGTGCCCAGGGACGTGCAGGAGGAGCCGGGACAGCCGTGGCGACCCAGCGAGGGTCCGCACCAGGCTAACCCCAAGGGCGAGGGgggcacagcagctctgtgcacgGGGAAGGAGGTGAAGAAGAGCTGGAGCCGAGCTGTCAGGCCACGGCGGGTTTGAAGTCCCCACGGAGAACATCAGCCTGCAGCCGGAGGAGCAGCTCCCGGGCGGGCAGGAGGAGCGGGCGCTGCCGGAGCGGCTCCTGCCCGGCTTGGCCCCCGCAGCAGTGTTTACTGCAAAGgagccctgccgcagccccgcggcggttAGCGGGGAAAGTCCCCACGCGGCTCCGGTGGATGCGGGCGAGCACCGCGGTGGCCTCCCCGTTCGGTGGCTTTCCCCGGCTGGCACAGCgagcccggggctgggggcttcCCCCGTGAAAGGCCCCGggcccttcctccccccctttccAGTAAGAGGAAGAATCCTCCACTGTAATTTTCAACGCTATAATTTTTTAATGATCTCCTCACAAACAATGAGCTCATTGTGTAATTAGGGTCCCCCACCCCTCCCGCCTCGCACTCCACGCATGCCTCGCGCCAGCTTCGACCCCGAGGACTTTTACCAGGTCTTCCGAAGGCCAACGGCACCCGTCGGGGCAGGCAACGAGTTGCCCAGTGCTCAGACAGCACCCGGGTCCACGGTCACCCCCTCCCCGAACACGCCACCCCCAACCCGCAGCCCTGGTGCCGGGCAGGGAGGGACCCTCGCACAGACATGGGCTGAAGCGATCAGGGCTCAGCGGCCCCAATGTCCCGGGCCAGTTTGGCACGCACAGGCCACCCCAGTCCCACCCGCATCGCTCACCCCCCTcggcagcacagccaggacgcTTGCAGCATGTCAGCGTGCCACAGCCGGCCATCACCCCCGGGGACAGGGACTCTGGCCAAGGTGCTAGAAAAATTTGGGAGCTGCCACCGCAGAGGAACATGCTCTCCGGAAGGCAAACATTCCTCCTGAGCCAGgagcaagggtttttttcctccctctcccttttttgccCCCCCAAAGCCTGCAATTATCTAGCTGCACTTGAGGAAGCGAGCACATCCCCACGCTGGCAGGATCGCACCCAGCCCTCCCTCGCAGGCGTCTGCCTCCGGCCGTGCCCTGCGCCCTGGGGACAGCAGACACTTCTTGTGCAATTCTGTCACTGCAGATCACCAGACTCAGCAGTAAATCAGTGTCTTTGGACCCACTTGCTGCTAGGATTTCTGTGCAGTGGCCATCCCCCCCCACTACACTTCTATTTTCAAGCGCAAAGCTTCCCTAAACTGCACTCCGACATCCTAAGGATACAAACGCCAAGACAGCGGCAGCTGGAAATTCTCCCAGCGCGAGCAGGGAGAACTCCATAACTCTGCTCCAGTAGCAGCCTGTCCAGCCGGGATTGTGCAACGTGGGGAAGAGCAGATTTAGCAGGGAACAAGGATTTGCCCTGGCTGCGcagagaaaagcaggaaggagaagggggTGCCCATCGCCTTAGGCTACTGCAGTATCTTGGACTGCAGAGACCACAGGAAACGGGGACTATTGTATGGAGAACAAAGAATATCCAAGGAGGAACACAATAGCTATTCCCCCTATCTGCCAGGCTCCAGGCTTGGGTTACCTGCTGCGGTTAACTCCTTCTTTGCAGGGCACACACCACTGCCCCTGCACTGCTCGTTGGCTAATGAACAGCCAGGAGGAAGGTTCAGACGTGATGCAGGGGGAGCAAAGGGGGAAGGAGCACGATGCTGTCGGGCAAAGGGGATTCTCAGCCGTTCGGCAGGAACTTCCCCCGTGCCAGCGAAGCTGCACGGCCGCCCCAACGCTGCGAGCGAAACAGCGAGGGGGACAGGATGAGGAGATGGGCCTGACTCAGACCAAGAGAGACGTTTGAGCTCAGGCAGCTCCCCGGTGCAAACGCCCGGAGCAAAGCCAGCACGCTGCTTGCAAAAAGCAGCCGGAGGGGCCCAGCAGAAGCTGCCAAGGAGGCGATGCAGGAGCCACACGTCCACACCAGGACGGGGCAGCAGTGGAGGAGAGCCCGCATGGCACCGATTCTGGGCATTGCAGACAAAAAAGCGAGAGAGGTGCCAAGTCTGGGGGAGCACCAGGAGCCCCAAAGCAGCCGGCCAAGGAGGACTTGGCAGGAGGAGAtctggcaggctgcagcacaCAGACCAGCAGCCCCTCGTGGGGAGGGGGCAAGCGAAGCTTGTCTGGTCCCTCCACGCCGTGGGGAGCAGGGCAGTTTCCCGGAGACGGGGCCGGGTCAGCGTGGGAAGGCTGGAGCCAACTCCCACCGCCCCCTCCAGCAGCGTGGGCTCCTCcgctgcctccctctccccccagcccTCGCTTTGCTCCGCGGGAGTTTAACGCCTCCGGTGCTCTCCAGCTCCTTGTCCCTCAAGTGCTGTACAAGAGCCGTCACTCAGCGGCTTGGCTTGTCAGGCGGGCACCTCTCCGGGCTGCGCCCCCCCGGCTGGCGGCCCTCATCTCTAGGCAACCTGACCTGGCCACCGCCAGCCCCGGCTCCCCGTTCCCATGGAAAGTGCCACACAAGAGGCTGCGGAGCCTTTTCTCTGCGCTGGGAGAAAAGGGGCTTTGTTAGCTTGCCCGGGGGGACAGCGTGAGAGCCGAGCCGCGGGTCTCTGGGAATCCAAACGGACAAACacggcaaaacaaaacaaaaaaccccagaagaAAGCCGGCGCTCACGAGGGGGGAGAGCCATTCCCAGGATCATCGGTAGGTGCTCGGAGACCGCTTCCCCCACCACCGCTCTCCGccgccttgcagtgacagcagagcATAAAAGAGGTGTCCACTAAATGACTGCGCTAGCGGGAAACGGCAgagctactgccaggccccggaGACCTGAGCAGAGGGACAGATCCCAGGCAGACAGCAGCGGTGCTGGGGCCAGCTCGCAGGAGCTGAGCGTCCTACGGATACGAGTCAACCAGGGCACAGACAGTTTGGTTCCCAAccgcctcctctccctccccccagccaCTTCAGACTTCCTAAAAAACAGTTCACAAGTGAGAAACACGACTCCAGGCCCAGCCAGGGCCCAGGAGGAAACACGTGAAGACAGAAGGATGGGAAGGTCTGGAAAGGTCTGGACCATGAGTTACTTGGGAAGCTGTCTAATGATGAAAAAGCGTCCCAAGAGCAGATGGCAAGGCACATTTCCTAAGGAAACAggacttttttccctcctcattttGTTTCAGTACTTTGAAGGACTGGGTTAGAGGCTGAGCACGGGGCTTTGGTGCAGTCATGACTCGGACTAGCTGCAACTGCCCTGGCACAGGCGAGCTGGCAGCGAGAGCAGATCCGTGAAAGGCAGCAGGCACTCCAGCCATTCCCAGCTCTCGGACCCGAGAGCCACAGCACATCCCAGAGCTCTCCCAGCTCTCCAGCTGGAAAACCAGGTGTCCTCCAGGCACCGTGGCTGCAGGCACCCCATGCCACCTCACCAAGCCAGCACCCACAGCGGGCACCTCCCAGGGAGCACCGCAGGGACAAGACCCCTCTCCATGCACCAGCCTGATCACTCCAGGCACCAGCTGCTCTCCTACTGCAGtgccatgcctcagtttccccaatgGAAAGAAATTTAGGGGAAGCTCTTCCATAGAGGCTGCTCAGATGGAGAGACCCCAGAGCTGAGTTTATTTGGAGGTTACTGTGTGTGACCTACCAGGGGGCATCCAGCCCCCCTCCATCACtccactcccccttcccaaactCACCCCACAGGCAGGCAATGCCATGTCTCACCCTTCTGAAGACGCTGCTTGCTTTAAGTCAACCCTGACAGCCTCAAAACGCTCTTGCTCAGCAATAccagggagcagaaagaggaGGCAGCATTTGCCATGCCCCAGCACCCCACAACCCCCCATATCACAGAGAGCCCAAACTGGGCCCAGCCAACAcctgccagctccagcccagcaACCCAAGGGCCCTGCACACTCCCAGGGGGCACCACAGCTGGGATagggggcacccggggggctcccagcactgcaCCAGCAGCCCCACAAGCCCCCCCCACCCAGgacgtgcctcagtttccccgcggcagcccccagcccttaCCATGTCGCGGTTGCGGGAGATCCAGGTGtcgagc
This region of Dromaius novaehollandiae isolate bDroNov1 chromosome 14, bDroNov1.hap1, whole genome shotgun sequence genomic DNA includes:
- the LFNG gene encoding beta-1,3-N-acetylglucosaminyltransferase lunatic fringe, whose product is MLKSCGRKLLLSLVGSMFTCLLVLMVEPPGRPGLALGAGGGAQRALQSLGAAGGGPGQGPPALRSFADYFGRLSRARREVPPAPASPPRPPAEDISARDVFIAVKTTKKFHKARLELLLDTWISRNRDMTFIFTDGEDEELKKQARNVINTNCSAAHSRQALSCKMAVEYDKFIESGKKWFCHVDDDNYVNVRTLVKLLSSYPHTQDIYIGKPSLDRPIQATERISENKMHPVHFWFATGGAGFCISRGLALKMSPWASGGHFMSTAEKIRLPDDCTIGYIIESVLGVKLIRSNLFHSHLENLHQVPKTEIHKQVTLSYGMFENKRNSIHMKGAFSVEEDPSRFRSVHCLLYPDTPWCPANVAY